The Ipomoea triloba cultivar NCNSP0323 chromosome 4, ASM357664v1 DNA segment AAATTAGTGActtcaaacaaacaaacaaacaaacaaacaaacaaattaggGAGGgggatggaattgaaattcaacaCGTCCATCAATAAATTTCAAACGGCACTTCTTGCACTTGCTAAAGTAAACCAATCAAAAATTCCTCATTGTCAGGCAATGCTATCTATATCCTACTTCAGATTTGGATAGCAAGCTTCAGaaaaaagggagaaaataaacaaagataaACCTTAAAAGCATTGCAGTTAAACCACAGAACAATGAAATGTTCCAAAGTGTATTTGTGATGATGACAAGCATTCCATCCCATATGCAAAGGAAGCACAATCAGCTCATCATTTAAGCATCGCTGATCAGGGAACCTCAACACACTCTTCGAAAGAGATTACCAAACCAACATTAAACGAAGAAGTTCACTACGACTTGGCACCATTTGTGTCTTCCTCCATTGCCTCAGTCTGGCTTGACTCCTCTGCCTTCTCCCCTTTCTTGCCTGCACATACATGAAACATCATTTTTATTGAAAACCTCACAAATATACTTGGTGCTAAATGGAATATGGTTGCTTTTGAGTAtacctttctttttctttcccccGCCTTTCTTCTTTGTCTTTGTTGGAAGGGCTAGCCAAGCCTTAATCTCAGGTTCATTGTCTATTGTCTTGGTAGCCTGCAGCTCCTGGAGTGGATGTGATGTAACCCTATCAGATCCATTGGGCATCAATAGAACAGTGAATTTTATGTGAGCAACCAAATCACCTGTATCACACATAATGAGATAGGAATTAGGTATGCATTCAAATGGAAGTCAGAGTCATCATCAACAATAGAGACTCTTGCCAAGTAGTCAAGTTACAAACCAGGCTTTTCATGTAGAACAGGATATGGCTGTAAAAGATCATGGTTGACACATTCAACAAGTCCAAGACGCGCCCTCTTCTCTTCCAAATCCCTTTAAAGAGAGAGTTGCCAAAAGCACAAGtcaaattaaaacatttaaacAGAAACAGTCTAGCATACACTTCAAAAAAGACGGCTCTGACAGACCTTGCTGTAAATGGCATGATTGGGAACTTCTGGCTGATCTCACTAAAGATGAATCTAGATGCTTTCATCTTCAAATTGTAGCTTTTATCCACAGCTCTCTTATAGATTGTTGTTTGTTTCTCATCCAAGAGTTTTGGCTGTAATTTTTCAAGTGTCCCAAAGATTCATACAAAATGAATGAAATTAAGAAATATTCACATAACTATCAAAGTATAGAGTAAAAACCAACCTTGCCATCACCAGTGCTTGTTACAATGTCAATGGAATAAAcctcattttcttcaaattctgCATCATCTACTCTAGTTTCAGGATTAGATACATTCAACACAACTTTGTTTCCATCAATCACAAACTGCTTCATTTGATGACTCAAAACACCCTCTACGATCTTGCAATCATATGCTGCAGCAACCTTCTGTATGGCCTCTGTCACATCTGAGTTCTgcattgaccaaaaaaaaaaaaaaaagccttttAGCTGCTAAACACACAATGATAAAATGTCAAACCCACCACATAACcatatgttactttttaaagATGTTGCTTTTATAAGACCTGAAATCGTGACATAATGGTCAATCATGAATACAATTCAAGCTCAACCTAATTTAAAAACAGTTCCAAAATCTTAACTCTGATGTTCAGATCTAAGCTTATATCCAAGAAATAAAGCATATTATTCTCTTTTTATGTTATATGCAGACATGCagtcataatattaaattttaacacaAGTAAAAGTGAAGGCTGCATGCTAATGCAATTCAAGCTTCGTTGGTAGTCCACCTGGGGGCTCATCACACACATGGATATTTATATGAATGCTGCGTTTGTAAGCATTTCACTGAAATTTGCAAATTTAAATAAGTTAAGTGCCCATATTGCATAGTCTTCCAACTAATCACTTCAAAGGGCTAATACAATGATTGATAAAATCAATAAAAGGAATGCTTTTTTATTCAGTGTCTATACAGATTACAGACTATTTTTATAGGCATCCTAAAGACCTAAACTTGTTTTATTTCCTTCAGAACATAATGAAAGATATGTATGCATATCATAAGAGAAAAAGACAGGAGTTGCTGCTCAAACATAAAAATGCATTGATATTCTTTCAACATGTATCTAGAACTCATATCGATTAtgctagaaataaaaaaattaaattcaaaagttcaaaacatGTTCAATCACTTGTATACACTAATAACTATGCAGCTAAACACTCTTATTGAGCATTACCTTTTTTCCTGGCCTCACAAGCCTCAGAGCAACTTCAGCAGCAGTATTAGCAGCTGCAATTACATCAGCAGCTCTACCAGTAACAGGCCCTTCTTGAAGCACATGTGTGTGCGCAACTACTGCAATAAACCCATCTATGTGACACCCCATATCGCTGCAACCAAGAAGAACCAACACATACAATATGCATTGTCAATTACAACTCCCAATTGGATGAATAAAAAGTAGAACTATAACATGCAAATTGCTGAGTGAAATTAGAACTAGGCCTTTTAGCATAGAGTTTAACAGGAGCTGCTGAAACTTTAGTTCAAGATAATAGCAAGATGCCTTCATTTTCATTTACAccacaaaaatttaataatttgttcaatgCCAAAAAAAGCCTGAATGAGTACTTACATCTTCAACATATCACCTTCTTCCAACACCACTTCATCCCCAGACAATGGAGAGAAGTGACAAACAGTATTGTTCAGTGATATGCAGGTTGGAAAGGCAACACCCCTCTCAATTTTCTTCTTCACATTCTTGTACATATTCCCAGTTTGCCTACACCATAAACCACATCAAATTGCCAATATTTGATACAACATGTATAAGAGATAATAAATCACCAAATATatcaaccaaaaaagagagagaaacaaTCTTACTCTCTTATGAATGCATCCCCTTTTTCACAGAGATCAACTACCTTGACTTTCGGCTTGCATAGGGACAAAACCAACTGCAGAGCCTCTGAAAAACACAAAACCAGACAAATAAAGCTCAGAACTTCCACAAACTAACAGTTCAAGTTATTCCATCAAGTCCAATTTCAGCCATCACACAAAATCAGTTTGAAGAAAACGCTGTTTCATTCAACCACAAGTCACAAAGCAGGTTTCTTCAATCCCTTGTCTACAGAAAACACAGATACACATATATAACGAAGGAGAAAGAGACGAACTGTTGACGATTTCGGCGGCGCTCTTGTACTTGGTGACGACCTCAGGGCTAGTGAGATCCAACTCTCGCTCTTCTCTCTCGTCGTCCGACATCCTAGGCAAATTCACGAGAACCACGGCTGCACAAAACGAAACGTTACAGTGTCCGCCGATTATCAGAAACAAAAATACACAGAAGAAAATTGTAAGAAAGGGATGAGGAAGCTCACAGTAGAAAAGCTGGGCGTGAAAGGAAGAAGCGAAGAAGGTTTTGGTGGCCGGAAGTGAAAGGAAGGGTTGAGCTAGGGTTTTGGGCGGAAGCAGAAATAGCAAAGCGAGGGATAAGAGTTTCCACGCACCGATTACAGTCAGATACTTGACAACTTGGATGTCACGTGGCA contains these protein-coding regions:
- the LOC116017724 gene encoding ERBB-3 BINDING PROTEIN 1, yielding MSDDEREERELDLTSPEVVTKYKSAAEIVNKALQLVLSLCKPKVKVVDLCEKGDAFIREQTGNMYKNVKKKIERGVAFPTCISLNNTVCHFSPLSGDEVVLEEGDMLKIDMGCHIDGFIAVVAHTHVLQEGPVTGRAADVIAAANTAAEVALRLVRPGKKNSDVTEAIQKVAAAYDCKIVEGVLSHQMKQFVIDGNKVVLNVSNPETRVDDAEFEENEVYSIDIVTSTGDGKPKLLDEKQTTIYKRAVDKSYNLKMKASRFIFSEISQKFPIMPFTARDLEEKRARLGLVECVNHDLLQPYPVLHEKPGDLVAHIKFTVLLMPNGSDRVTSHPLQELQATKTIDNEPEIKAWLALPTKTKKKGGGKKKKGKKGEKAEESSQTEAMEEDTNGAKS